Proteins encoded in a region of the Streptococcus sanguinis genome:
- a CDS encoding DUF771 domain-containing protein, protein MNKLIVSLENITIALPEDKVIIEKGEYEELKKNANKGKYMTMNELLELLSVSRPWLIEHILYRPSIKQEIDIEQNPKGFVKYPSAQSGKYLFLASKTKEYFEKNFREILIGA, encoded by the coding sequence ATGAATAAACTAATTGTTAGTTTGGAAAATATTACTATTGCACTTCCTGAGGATAAAGTGATTATTGAAAAGGGAGAGTATGAGGAGCTGAAAAAGAATGCTAACAAAGGAAAATATATGACTATGAATGAGCTTTTGGAGCTGCTTTCAGTTAGTCGTCCTTGGTTAATTGAACATATCCTTTATCGGCCATCGATTAAGCAGGAAATTGATATTGAACAAAATCCCAAAGGTTTTGTTAAGTATCCAAGCGCTCAGAGTGGGAAATATTTATTTTTAGCTTCAAAAACAAAGGAATACTTCGAAAAGAATTTTCGAGAAATTCTTATTGGAGCATGA